One genomic region from Bacillus aquiflavi encodes:
- the thiS gene encoding sulfur carrier protein ThiS, translating into MNLLINGSIIQIPKNVNTIAEVIQYFFTDKPVIIVEHNGEILNKDVHSTREVGDGDKLELVHFVGGG; encoded by the coding sequence ATGAATTTGCTCATTAATGGATCAATCATACAAATACCGAAAAATGTAAACACCATTGCTGAAGTCATTCAATATTTTTTCACAGACAAACCGGTCATTATTGTCGAGCACAACGGAGAAATTTTAAATAAAGATGTCCATTCTACAAGAGAAGTAGGAGATGGAGATAAATTGGAATTGGTCCATTTCGTAGGAGGTGGTTAA
- a CDS encoding thiamine phosphate synthase: MEKIIVNNRVAVAHIMKTKAVQLTRQSINVSMVKNAYPNLSLGYSIHSVEEAISASNDGADYLLYGHVYETQSKPGLRPKGLERLKKVVHHANIPVLAIGGITPKNTPNIIRAGASGIAVLSGVLLSNDPLEKVFAYKEALRKGGDEYRSDI; the protein is encoded by the coding sequence TTGGAAAAAATAATTGTTAACAATCGAGTTGCCGTGGCACACATAATGAAAACAAAAGCAGTTCAATTAACCCGTCAAAGTATCAATGTCTCTATGGTAAAAAATGCTTATCCCAACTTATCTCTCGGCTATTCTATCCATTCCGTAGAGGAGGCTATTTCCGCTTCTAACGACGGTGCCGATTATTTATTGTACGGCCATGTATATGAAACGCAATCGAAACCTGGTTTAAGACCTAAAGGACTAGAACGATTAAAGAAAGTCGTTCATCATGCAAACATCCCTGTTCTTGCGATCGGAGGGATTACACCGAAAAATACACCAAACATTATCCGAGCCGGCGCAAGTGGAATAGCTGTATTATCTGGCGTTTTATTGTCCAATGATCCGTTAGAAAAAGTGTTCGCTTACAAAGAAGCGTTACGAAAGGGAGGTGATGAATATCGCTCTGATATATAA
- a CDS encoding SepA family multidrug efflux transporter — MSSEFNKKIDKSVIIAISIVVLMVAVITTVFVLMPLFGMYGLYNILAKFNFVEIQFYDRLSKNVVYFGFLLFVIYIVGVVVEILIKISIKMLKFETTKKVLVGSYVVQLSLSITIFKGIVEKSFSRIDLSWSGTILVFTVIYFFFYAISDDHKLIKKS; from the coding sequence ATGTCAAGTGAATTTAATAAAAAAATTGATAAGTCTGTGATTATAGCGATTTCAATCGTCGTTTTAATGGTTGCAGTCATTACGACAGTCTTTGTTTTAATGCCGTTATTCGGTATGTATGGACTATATAATATACTTGCAAAATTTAATTTTGTTGAAATACAATTTTATGATCGCTTATCGAAAAATGTCGTTTATTTTGGATTTTTGCTTTTCGTCATTTATATCGTTGGAGTTGTTGTTGAGATTTTAATAAAAATTTCTATTAAAATGTTAAAATTTGAGACTACAAAAAAAGTATTAGTAGGGAGCTATGTAGTTCAATTATCTTTGAGTATTACTATTTTTAAAGGGATCGTTGAAAAGAGTTTTTCAAGAATTGATTTATCTTGGAGCGGTACCATTTTAGTATTTACAGTAATATACTTTTTTTTTTATGCCATAAGCGATGATCATAAGTTGATTAAAAAATCATAG
- a CDS encoding amino acid ABC transporter permease: MSMINLEFALEHFPDVVKGVPLTLAIAVVSMILGLVFGLFIALCRIFKVPVLNRFFVFYISFIRGTPLLVQLYIFFYGVPILLELMNEQLGTNFDEEHISPLIYAMIAFSINTSAYQAEIFRASINATNMAQIEAAYSVGMTTAQALRRIIIPQAFVTALPNLGNTFIGLIKATSLAFAVKVVEILALAKIIANDGYRFLEMYLVASIIYWIICLLFEVIFSIIEKRIRRYEVQLERDDKVLT, translated from the coding sequence ATGTCAATGATCAACTTAGAGTTTGCTTTGGAACATTTTCCTGATGTAGTAAAAGGGGTGCCACTCACATTAGCGATTGCAGTTGTCTCGATGATACTCGGTTTAGTATTCGGTCTTTTCATTGCATTATGCAGAATATTTAAAGTACCTGTTTTAAACCGATTTTTCGTATTTTATATTTCTTTTATTCGCGGAACGCCGTTGCTCGTACAGCTCTATATATTTTTTTATGGCGTGCCTATTTTGCTTGAATTGATGAACGAACAATTAGGAACAAACTTTGATGAGGAGCACATTTCTCCATTAATCTATGCCATGATTGCGTTTTCGATCAATACATCTGCGTACCAGGCGGAAATTTTCCGAGCCTCAATAAATGCGACAAACATGGCGCAAATAGAGGCAGCCTACTCTGTAGGAATGACGACTGCTCAAGCGCTAAGGAGAATTATTATTCCTCAAGCATTTGTAACGGCTCTTCCGAACTTAGGAAATACGTTTATTGGACTAATTAAGGCAACTTCACTGGCTTTTGCGGTTAAAGTTGTTGAAATTTTAGCTCTTGCTAAAATTATCGCAAATGATGGTTATCGATTTTTAGAAATGTATTTAGTTGCATCCATTATTTATTGGATCATCTGTCTCCTGTTTGAAGTGATCTTTTCAATTATTGAGAAGAGAATAAGACGCTATGAAGTGCAGTTAGAAAGAGATGACAAAGTTTTAACGTAA
- a CDS encoding amino acid ABC transporter permease, giving the protein MNNSGVGDWLDLFVKVLEKLPLTLLMLGLSLFFSFILGIIIAVIRIKKKLILYQMATVYLSFTRSTPLLVQLFLVYFGLPQLLLAFNIDINNWDRLVFLIITFSLHTAAYLSEVFRSAYIAVGHDQLEAAYSVGMSYFQALRKIILPQAFIISLPNLGNNIIELLKDTSLAFTIGIIDIMGQVRIILGNNHGMGMFQIYVVISLVYWGTCIIIESVISYMEKTFKKGRVSLLK; this is encoded by the coding sequence TTGAATAACAGTGGAGTTGGAGATTGGTTAGATTTATTTGTAAAAGTATTGGAGAAGCTGCCTCTTACTTTACTAATGCTCGGGCTTTCTCTGTTTTTTTCTTTTATATTAGGTATCATCATCGCAGTTATTCGCATTAAAAAAAAGCTTATCCTCTATCAAATGGCAACAGTTTATTTATCTTTTACACGCTCAACACCGTTATTAGTTCAGCTTTTCCTTGTTTACTTTGGTTTGCCGCAGTTACTTTTAGCTTTTAACATCGATATTAATAACTGGGATCGACTTGTCTTCCTTATTATTACTTTTTCGTTACATACTGCAGCATACTTATCTGAAGTATTCAGATCAGCATACATTGCTGTCGGCCATGATCAATTGGAAGCTGCTTATAGCGTAGGTATGAGTTATTTTCAAGCGTTGAGAAAAATTATTCTTCCGCAGGCGTTTATTATTTCACTGCCCAATCTAGGAAATAACATTATTGAACTGCTTAAAGATACTTCTTTAGCCTTTACGATCGGAATCATTGATATTATGGGTCAAGTTCGAATTATTTTAGGAAACAACCATGGGATGGGAATGTTTCAAATCTATGTTGTTATTTCTCTAGTATATTGGGGCACTTGCATAATAATTGAAAGTGTCATCAGTTATATGGAAAAGACGTTTAAAAAAGGTCGTGTAAGCTTATTAAAATAA
- a CDS encoding transporter substrate-binding domain-containing protein, protein MKKFWLLLGLLFMITGCAQSTEKAVTEDGKNIVKVALSDEVNPPFLYADEKNNPIGYDIDYLKEVEKRLQDYKFEYIWGEEEANLVGVDSGKYDFVINWFFKNPEREEKFHYPEHEYGYSLTSLVTKKDRTDIKTLNDMVGKKLTPMSPSGGLRSILNAYNEQHSDNPLQIESIESPSNAENLKLVDKGKRDAMFINVTTFNEIQKELNLNLKIAGIISKEPIWTVYHKENKELAQKIDQITIELIEDGTLSKLAEKWFDVDFFKDIDYINEEGFKYN, encoded by the coding sequence ATGAAGAAATTTTGGTTACTATTAGGGCTTTTATTTATGATAACAGGATGTGCTCAAAGTACAGAAAAAGCAGTCACTGAAGATGGAAAGAACATAGTTAAAGTTGCATTAAGTGATGAAGTTAATCCCCCATTTCTATATGCTGATGAAAAAAATAATCCGATCGGATATGACATTGACTATTTAAAAGAGGTTGAAAAAAGACTCCAAGATTATAAGTTTGAATATATTTGGGGTGAAGAAGAAGCAAATTTAGTCGGTGTAGATAGTGGAAAATATGATTTTGTAATTAACTGGTTTTTTAAAAACCCTGAAAGAGAAGAAAAATTTCATTATCCTGAACACGAATATGGATATTCATTAACCTCTTTAGTGACTAAAAAAGATCGTACAGATATTAAAACATTGAATGATATGGTTGGCAAAAAATTAACTCCAATGTCACCCAGCGGCGGATTACGTTCAATTCTTAATGCATATAATGAACAGCATTCTGATAACCCTTTACAAATTGAAAGTATTGAGTCTCCTTCAAATGCTGAAAATTTAAAATTAGTTGATAAAGGTAAAAGAGATGCGATGTTTATAAATGTAACGACGTTTAATGAAATCCAAAAAGAACTTAATCTCAATCTAAAAATAGCTGGCATTATATCTAAAGAACCAATTTGGACTGTTTATCATAAAGAAAATAAAGAGCTGGCACAAAAGATTGATCAAATTACAATTGAATTAATAGAGGATGGAACACTTTCAAAGTTGGCTGAAAAATGGTTTGATGTAGACTTTTTCAAAGACATTGATTATATCAATGAAGAAGGATTTAAATATAATTAG
- a CDS encoding amino acid ABC transporter ATP-binding protein: MISLRNINKQFKKNEVLKGIDLDVNKGEVLVIIGPSGSGKTKLLRCINYLERPDKGSITVDGLTVMGKHPSKRDILTLRRKTAMIFQHYNLFNNKTVLENVMEGLIIAKKMPKNEAREISISLLRKVGLSEKFTEYPSQLSGGQQQRAGIARALALNPAVILLDEPTSALDPEMVGEILAIIKQIAADGMTMVIVTHEIDFAREVADRVVFMDDGHIIEQGPPHNIFIRPKKERTKKFLKRLVHEPNTQFKQGGSFL, encoded by the coding sequence ATGATTAGTCTAAGAAATATAAATAAGCAATTTAAAAAAAATGAGGTATTAAAAGGGATTGATCTTGATGTAAATAAGGGTGAGGTTCTCGTCATTATTGGGCCGAGTGGATCAGGGAAAACAAAACTCCTCCGGTGCATTAATTATTTAGAGCGTCCTGATAAAGGCTCGATAACTGTTGATGGATTGACTGTGATGGGAAAGCATCCGTCTAAACGCGATATTCTCACATTAAGAAGAAAAACAGCAATGATTTTCCAGCATTATAACTTATTCAACAATAAAACTGTCTTAGAAAATGTGATGGAGGGACTGATCATTGCAAAAAAAATGCCTAAAAACGAGGCTCGAGAAATAAGTATTTCTTTACTTAGGAAAGTCGGCTTATCCGAAAAATTCACTGAATACCCTTCGCAACTTTCTGGCGGACAACAACAGCGTGCAGGGATTGCACGGGCACTTGCCTTAAATCCAGCAGTCATTTTACTTGATGAACCAACCTCGGCACTTGATCCAGAAATGGTCGGGGAAATCCTTGCAATTATAAAACAAATTGCAGCTGATGGGATGACAATGGTAATCGTCACTCATGAAATTGATTTTGCTCGAGAAGTTGCAGATCGTGTCGTTTTTATGGATGACGGTCATATCATTGAACAGGGGCCGCCACATAATATATTCATTCGTCCAAAAAAAGAACGGACAAAGAAATTTTTAAAAAGACTTGTACACGAACCAAATACTCAATTTAAACAAGGAGGTTCATTTTTATGA
- a CDS encoding acyl-CoA dehydrogenase family protein, whose amino-acid sequence MKNLFIKTELQQKWMQKLQNKRKQFENKAAEIDELAIFPKENIQELVKLGYTKLTLPKVYGGEGIGLYDMVLFQETLASFDGATALSIGWHLGGTGEIYEKKLWNDRMLNFFAEEVVKGALVNRAVSEAQTGSPTRGGRPGTHAVKKDGAWVISGRKNFTTMSPVLTYFLTSAWIEEKQAIGFFLLHKDLKGLTIEETWDVISMRGTGSHDLVLDHVKVDDAMLVEVHGGPRGDKVNGWILHIPACYLGIAQAARDYAIKFASEHSPNSIKGTISELPNVQRFIGEIELELMRARHFIYSVAEAYDDESRRTHITNELGAVKHTVTNSAIRIVDKTMRIVGAKSLQRKNPLQRYYRDVRAGLHNPPMDDVTIQKLALTAIEQAGK is encoded by the coding sequence GTGAAAAACTTATTTATTAAAACAGAATTGCAGCAAAAATGGATGCAAAAATTACAAAATAAACGGAAGCAATTTGAAAATAAAGCAGCTGAAATTGATGAGCTTGCAATTTTTCCGAAAGAAAATATTCAGGAATTAGTAAAGCTTGGTTATACAAAACTAACTTTACCAAAGGTTTACGGCGGTGAGGGGATAGGGTTATATGATATGGTTCTATTTCAAGAAACACTTGCTAGCTTTGATGGAGCTACAGCACTTTCAATCGGCTGGCATCTTGGCGGTACTGGAGAAATTTACGAGAAAAAATTATGGAATGACCGTATGTTAAATTTTTTTGCCGAGGAAGTTGTTAAAGGGGCATTAGTGAATAGGGCAGTCAGCGAAGCGCAAACAGGGAGTCCAACTAGAGGCGGTCGTCCTGGGACACATGCCGTAAAAAAAGACGGAGCTTGGGTTATTTCTGGGCGGAAAAATTTCACAACGATGTCCCCAGTATTAACTTATTTTTTAACATCTGCATGGATTGAAGAAAAACAAGCGATCGGTTTTTTTCTTCTGCATAAAGATTTAAAAGGATTAACGATCGAGGAAACATGGGATGTTATTTCTATGAGGGGAACAGGCAGCCATGATCTTGTACTTGATCATGTAAAAGTGGACGATGCAATGCTTGTCGAGGTTCATGGCGGCCCGCGAGGAGACAAAGTGAACGGTTGGATATTGCATATTCCAGCTTGTTACCTAGGTATTGCTCAAGCAGCACGAGACTATGCGATTAAATTTGCCAGTGAACATTCACCAAACAGTATTAAGGGAACAATTAGTGAACTGCCAAACGTTCAGCGTTTCATCGGAGAAATCGAATTGGAATTAATGAGAGCAAGACATTTTATCTACAGTGTGGCAGAGGCATATGACGACGAATCAAGAAGAACTCATATTACAAACGAACTTGGAGCAGTAAAGCATACAGTTACAAATTCAGCCATTCGGATTGTTGATAAAACAATGAGAATAGTTGGTGCAAAAAGTCTTCAACGTAAAAATCCGTTGCAAAGATATTACCGCGATGTAAGAGCTGGACTGCACAATCCGCCGATGGACGATGTGACCATTCAAAAACTCGCATTAACCGCAATCGAACAAGCGGGAAAGTAA
- a CDS encoding cupin domain-containing protein, whose translation MKNQDLSIIHECMRAHTSEVKHYHQHACQFFFVLSGTATIEIDGKEIILHPQEGIEVQSLVPHQMFNKSNKNVEFLVISQPPSKGDRIF comes from the coding sequence GTGAAAAATCAAGATTTAAGTATAATCCACGAATGTATGCGAGCTCATACTTCAGAAGTGAAACATTATCATCAACATGCATGCCAATTTTTCTTTGTTTTATCAGGAACAGCAACGATTGAAATAGATGGTAAAGAGATAATCTTACATCCACAAGAGGGAATAGAGGTTCAATCTTTAGTGCCTCACCAAATGTTTAACAAGTCAAATAAAAATGTTGAGTTTTTAGTCATTTCTCAACCACCAAGCAAAGGAGACAGGATTTTTTAG
- a CDS encoding sigma-54-dependent Fis family transcriptional regulator yields the protein MCSSLAVYSIRNLHKKMKELESKWEDFIVNKRKPEKIRTTILQSWERCQNYNLNPRQKQTPVLISNEKLTEIINKSQLYHASLPVLKELYHQIDCTGHLITLCDEKGRIIYLQGNSSTISLAQKMNFTQGADWSEKAAGSNAIGTCIAVEQPIQIFSFEHYCEGVHPWVCSAAPIKDPLTGKTLGVIDLTGPSDLAQPHSLSLVQNIAMMIQQQLFSTSNKTRQYLEQCYGVEVKKWKSNRIILLDEMLNVVHAGSECKPLLQIDHWSELLFRPEFHLLKTSILTSDEQEQELHLPSLQLILYIRSIILESKRIGFLLQLEKRNERQPFISSDQRAWKHLIGQSSSLKQLIHQAQVVAPTNVPVLLTGESGTGKEVFANAIHKESSRHDSPFIAINCGAIHKELIASELFGYEPGAFTGGKRDGKKGKFEEANGGTLFLDEVGEMPLELQVHLLRVLQEKEIVRLGSSRPLPVDVRIIAATNKNLTSLIDKGEFRLDLYYRLNVVELILPSLQERKEDIPLLCRYFTMNSANTHNRPVPEIDRQVLAFFRHYDWPGNIRELKNIIEYAVLFCKNNRITLDSLPKKLLNNSNVSSTLTPLEAEEKRKIEQLLLETGRNLSEVARRCEIARTTLYRKIQKYQL from the coding sequence GTGTGTTCCAGTTTAGCCGTTTATTCTATTCGTAATCTCCATAAAAAAATGAAAGAATTAGAGTCTAAATGGGAGGATTTTATCGTCAATAAACGAAAACCAGAAAAAATTCGTACAACAATTCTTCAATCATGGGAGCGTTGTCAAAACTATAATCTTAATCCACGGCAAAAACAAACACCTGTATTGATATCTAATGAAAAGTTAACCGAAATCATCAATAAATCACAATTGTACCATGCTTCCTTGCCTGTTTTAAAAGAACTATATCATCAAATTGATTGTACAGGGCATCTTATTACGTTATGTGATGAGAAGGGAAGAATTATTTATTTACAAGGAAATTCCTCTACCATCTCACTGGCGCAAAAAATGAATTTTACTCAAGGGGCAGATTGGAGCGAAAAAGCGGCTGGTTCAAATGCGATTGGAACATGTATTGCTGTAGAACAGCCGATACAAATCTTTTCATTTGAACACTACTGTGAGGGAGTTCATCCGTGGGTTTGTTCTGCAGCCCCGATTAAAGACCCGCTCACTGGAAAAACACTAGGTGTGATCGATTTGACAGGGCCCAGTGACTTAGCGCAACCACATTCTCTTAGCCTTGTCCAAAATATTGCGATGATGATTCAACAACAGTTATTTAGCACCTCTAATAAAACTAGACAATATTTAGAACAATGCTATGGGGTAGAGGTGAAAAAATGGAAATCAAATCGTATCATCTTACTTGACGAGATGTTAAACGTCGTTCATGCCGGTTCTGAATGTAAGCCCTTACTGCAAATTGATCATTGGAGTGAATTGTTATTCCGTCCTGAATTTCACTTGTTAAAAACGTCTATTTTAACAAGTGATGAACAAGAACAGGAATTGCATCTCCCCTCACTACAATTAATTCTCTACATACGAAGCATTATACTCGAATCAAAACGCATCGGTTTTCTTCTTCAGCTTGAAAAAAGGAATGAGCGCCAACCTTTTATTTCGAGTGATCAAAGAGCATGGAAACATTTAATTGGTCAATCATCCTCATTGAAACAGCTTATTCATCAGGCGCAGGTTGTTGCACCGACGAACGTTCCAGTTCTGCTTACTGGAGAAAGCGGGACAGGAAAAGAAGTATTTGCCAATGCCATACACAAGGAAAGCTCACGACATGACTCGCCTTTTATCGCAATTAATTGTGGAGCGATTCATAAGGAGTTAATCGCCAGTGAACTTTTCGGCTATGAACCTGGAGCTTTTACAGGAGGAAAACGTGACGGAAAAAAAGGTAAGTTCGAAGAAGCTAACGGAGGAACACTTTTTTTAGATGAAGTAGGGGAAATGCCTCTCGAATTACAAGTTCATCTACTACGTGTACTGCAAGAAAAAGAAATTGTGCGACTCGGATCATCACGGCCGCTACCGGTTGACGTCAGAATTATTGCCGCGACAAATAAAAACTTAACAAGCCTCATTGACAAAGGAGAATTCCGTTTAGATTTATATTATCGGCTGAATGTAGTCGAACTAATTCTTCCTTCACTTCAGGAGAGAAAAGAAGATATTCCGCTTCTATGCCGTTATTTTACTATGAATAGCGCCAATACACATAATAGACCTGTTCCAGAAATTGATCGTCAAGTGCTGGCCTTTTTCCGTCATTATGATTGGCCGGGAAATATTCGGGAACTTAAAAACATTATCGAGTATGCAGTTCTCTTTTGTAAAAATAATCGGATTACGCTAGACTCTTTACCAAAAAAATTGCTCAATAACAGCAATGTCAGCTCAACGCTCACCCCTTTAGAGGCGGAGGAAAAGCGGAAAATTGAGCAGCTGCTATTGGAAACAGGAAGGAACTTATCAGAGGTTGCTAGGCGTTGTGAAATAGCACGGACAACCCTCTACAGAAAAATTCAGAAATATCAATTATAA
- a CDS encoding acetone carboxylase subunit gamma, producing the protein MAKYDQKLIGELIDGTLEFYQLKEMMSGHKDPERFEIYREVLQERVPWDDPILLPYGLHLYIVQKKNGDRIVKCDCGHEFCHYKENWKLHARIFVRDTEEKMNEIYPKLMSPDTEWQVIREFYCPSCASQLEVEAVPPWYPILLDFEPDIDTFYHDWVKLPLPKGK; encoded by the coding sequence ATGGCAAAATACGATCAAAAGTTAATTGGCGAATTAATCGATGGAACGTTAGAATTTTATCAGCTTAAAGAAATGATGTCAGGACATAAAGATCCGGAACGTTTTGAAATATATCGAGAGGTGTTACAAGAGCGTGTTCCTTGGGATGATCCAATTCTCCTCCCTTACGGACTGCACCTGTATATTGTACAAAAGAAAAATGGCGATCGCATCGTGAAGTGTGATTGCGGTCATGAATTTTGTCATTATAAAGAAAATTGGAAGCTGCACGCACGCATTTTCGTTCGTGATACTGAAGAAAAGATGAACGAAATTTATCCAAAACTAATGTCCCCTGACACTGAATGGCAAGTGATACGGGAATTTTATTGTCCAAGTTGTGCATCCCAGCTAGAAGTTGAAGCTGTGCCTCCTTGGTATCCGATTTTGCTTGATTTTGAACCAGATATTGATACTTTTTATCATGATTGGGTAAAGCTCCCCCTCCCTAAAGGAAAATAA
- a CDS encoding hydantoinase B/oxoprolinase family protein, with protein sequence MVKVLNEILPKTRKPIGWDGKTLKQMRQEIDEISKKTGHYAGLTALSFKESDPIRFEKMYSKLRGGIVHARETAKKVAASPIVEQEGELCFSLYTPEADSIVTSTGIIIHVGTMGAAIKFMIENDYEDNPGINDKDIFCNNDNHVGNVHTCDVHTLVPIFWEGEVVGWVGGVTHVIDTGASAPGSMPMGPVQRYDDGYQVTCRKIGQNDVLSKDWILESTRSVRAVKYWTLDEKTRIAGCHMIRDLVLDVIKEEGIQAYKQFIREIIEDGRRGFVNQVKTMLIPGKYRQASFVDVPFKDLDLPSFARINTIMHSPSEITVHKNAQLEIDFEGTNRWGWHPFNATPVSITSGIWVMLSQTLVPNDRINDGAYYASKFKIPYGSWLNPDDIRSAHSNTWHGLVSAWSPLWRGLSRSYYGRGYLEEVNAGNAHTTNWLMGGGIDQYGQLSALNSFETAACGVGASAVKDGISHSAALWNPEGDMGDMEIWELLEPLLFLGREILPGSGGAGKYRGGNGWQSLRLGWGAKEWSMFVAGAGVMATDCGLMGGYPASSGYRFTAYNTDIKERIKKQLPIPLGGDFDPDNPTWDSLMNCETIHRDRQAVSTQEEFKDYDVIMNYLRGGPGFGDPLERNPKHVEQDLNERYILRRYAEKVYGCVFSKENGTYKVKMEATDKRRKQIKKERLERSIPTKDWMKNEQKKIMNKEASLQVKHMYAESFALSEKFTNDFKDFWDLPLNWMIYEDELGVPMLGSHINRFKEEK encoded by the coding sequence GCAGCTTCGCCAATTGTTGAGCAGGAAGGTGAATTATGTTTCAGTTTATATACTCCGGAAGCTGATTCAATTGTTACTTCAACTGGGATTATAATCCATGTAGGAACGATGGGTGCTGCAATTAAATTTATGATTGAAAACGATTATGAAGACAATCCTGGAATTAATGATAAAGATATTTTTTGTAATAACGATAATCATGTCGGTAATGTGCATACATGCGATGTTCACACTCTTGTTCCGATTTTCTGGGAGGGAGAAGTCGTTGGCTGGGTTGGCGGCGTGACACATGTTATTGATACAGGCGCAAGTGCGCCAGGCAGTATGCCGATGGGACCTGTCCAGCGATATGACGACGGCTATCAAGTAACTTGTAGAAAAATCGGTCAAAACGATGTCTTATCTAAGGACTGGATACTTGAAAGTACACGCTCTGTCCGTGCTGTTAAGTATTGGACACTAGATGAAAAAACACGGATTGCTGGATGTCATATGATTCGTGATCTCGTATTAGATGTGATTAAAGAAGAAGGTATTCAGGCATACAAGCAGTTTATCCGTGAAATTATTGAAGATGGACGTCGCGGCTTTGTCAATCAAGTGAAAACGATGTTAATCCCTGGGAAATATCGGCAAGCTTCTTTTGTTGACGTTCCATTTAAAGATTTGGATCTCCCTTCATTCGCTAGAATTAATACAATTATGCATTCACCGTCAGAGATTACTGTTCATAAAAATGCTCAACTAGAAATCGATTTTGAAGGAACAAATCGTTGGGGATGGCATCCTTTTAATGCGACACCAGTATCAATCACGAGCGGGATTTGGGTCATGCTATCGCAAACGCTTGTGCCAAATGATCGAATTAACGATGGTGCCTACTATGCAAGTAAATTTAAAATTCCATATGGCTCGTGGCTGAACCCTGATGACATTCGTTCCGCCCATTCTAATACTTGGCACGGTCTCGTTTCAGCATGGTCACCTCTTTGGCGGGGGTTGAGCCGATCTTACTACGGCCGCGGCTATTTAGAAGAAGTAAATGCTGGAAATGCCCACACGACTAACTGGTTAATGGGCGGCGGAATCGATCAATATGGACAGCTTTCTGCTCTTAACAGTTTTGAAACTGCGGCATGCGGTGTTGGGGCTAGCGCTGTAAAGGACGGCATTAGCCATTCAGCCGCACTTTGGAATCCTGAGGGCGACATGGGCGACATGGAAATTTGGGAATTGCTTGAACCACTTCTCTTTTTAGGTCGAGAAATTTTGCCGGGATCAGGTGGAGCAGGTAAATATCGCGGCGGAAACGGCTGGCAATCCCTCCGTTTAGGCTGGGGTGCCAAAGAGTGGTCAATGTTTGTTGCCGGTGCAGGAGTTATGGCCACTGACTGCGGCTTAATGGGAGGTTATCCCGCTTCTAGTGGATATCGATTTACTGCATACAATACCGATATAAAAGAACGTATTAAAAAACAGCTCCCTATCCCATTAGGAGGAGATTTTGATCCAGATAACCCAACTTGGGATTCGTTGATGAATTGTGAAACAATTCATCGTGATCGGCAAGCAGTCTCAACGCAAGAAGAATTTAAAGATTACGATGTAATTATGAACTACTTGCGCGGCGGTCCAGGATTTGGAGATCCTCTTGAACGGAATCCGAAACATGTAGAACAAGACTTGAATGAAAGATATATTTTACGGCGTTATGCAGAAAAAGTATACGGCTGTGTCTTTTCTAAGGAAAATGGCACATATAAAGTCAAGATGGAAGCAACCGATAAAAGACGAAAACAAATCAAGAAAGAACGGTTAGAACGCAGCATTCCAACTAAAGATTGGATGAAAAATGAACAGAAAAAAATAATGAACAAAGAAGCCTCTTTACAAGTAAAACATATGTACGCTGAAAGTTTTGCATTAAGTGAAAAGTTCACTAACGACTTTAAAGATTTTTGGGATTTGCCTTTAAACTGGATGATTTATGAAGACGAACTAGGTGTGCCTATGCTAGGATCACACATTAATCGCTTTAAAGAAGAAAAATAA